The region ttatttacctcattttattttttccatcgaGTTCGTCAGATTACCATGTCGGCCGGTATAAATATATTGGCAACGCTAAGGAAGGgtgaaattataatttttcagaaaaggtttttaaatattttccgcttgaataaattgtataaaagAGTAGAACATTTTagaattggtttttaatttcacaagAAGTTCTTACGTTAATTCAAAACTGCACAATGAAGGATTGCATCAGTATTTTGGATGGCGAGTTTCAGATTGTACCCGTGACTCCAAACATGTATGATGAAGTAGAAGAGGTAGGTAGTCGATAATGGGCATTCAGTTTTGATAATTATGAACCCTGCAGTTGCTGGTCAGTATTTCAGTAAACGAAGAATTCGGATGCCTAATCACCAATTTGCGGAAGTCGCCTTTGGCCATAGGCGAGCTGCGTAAATTGATTAGGTACATCCTGTCCTTGGGACTTTCCTACGCCATACGTCATGTGGAGAGTGGGAGAATCGTATCAGGAATCgccaatataatatttgtaagTATTTGAGGACCACCAAACGCAGAATTAAATTTGCTTAAACACCCCCAAATAGAATGTGAAAAGGAGGAGCTCATATTATGATGTAAGAGCCCAGATGAAAAGCCCAAACATGATAAAGTATATGATGTTGTGGGATGCTGTCGATTCGAGCTTCGATGTCAATGAGTATTTCAAGATGGACAGCACTATTGATGTAGAATACTTGGGCACTTTGCCGGATTTTAGGCGACGCGGCCTGGCTAATATTTTGTGCCAGCACTCCATCGATTCCGCGAGGCTTATGGCACGGGGGCACCTTCCTCCGGAGGTATTTGCCCGGCTGCCTGAGGAGATGCAGATTGAAAGACCAAGGGCCGTAGTCACCGTAGCCACTTCCCCAACTGCTCGCAAAATGGGCCACAGTCTAGGGATGACAGCTGTCCATAAATGGACCTTTTCGGAGCTAAGAAATTTAGGTGGTATAATTACGGAGCCTGTTGATGGAGAGTCTAATCAATACGTAGAACTGCAGGTCATTGAAATTTAGTTGCGCTTGAAATAACTAATAAACCACTTCTCAAAATGTATcatacattttgtttgttttatggtgacttaaaaaatttaatttctatttaacaaaatgtatatttttgggTTGATATTTTACTGCGGTTTGTGATAATGTTTGGATGGAaccattttcttttgtatataaagccatttaaaaaaatcttcggccacaagtatttaaaaatacctccTACAAGTTACCAGTGGGAGGAATGTCACGCATCCGCTCTGAAGCAATAGTTTTTACGCCAACAAGCTTGGTTCAttgtaaaattataatttcacATCTTAATTGAATgaaaatacttaaatttataatgagAATTTCCCTTCGATGTATTTACTGATATTGCCCGAGAATGAACGACTGTATCAGCATTCTGGGTGGGGAATTCCAACTTCTACGGGTGACCCCAGCACTATACGATGAAGCCGAAGAGGTGAGCACCCTAACAGCCGAAGTAGCTTATGGATCTTTTTTCCCCAGTAGATATTGACTGATTTGTCGATAAACGAGGAGTTTTTATGCCTAACCACCAATCTGAAGGATTCGCCAGCGGCAATAAAGGAGCTCCGGACGCTGATTAGACATATACTATCCTGTGGAATTTCGTTTGCCATTCGCCAAGTGGCAAGTGGAAGAATTGTTGCCGCCCTGGCCGGTATAATATTCGTAAGTTCATCCATAGCTGCTAAATGTAAAACCCAAAACTGATCGTCCTCAACAACAGAACTACAAAAAAGAATCTTCTTACTTTCGAATAATGGCCCAGTTCAAGAGCCCTAGCATGGTAAGATACAGGCAGTTGATGGATGCCATCGAGAACAGCTATGATATGTACAAGGAGTGGAAGGTGGACAGTATAGTTGAGGTAgagagcaaataaaaaattattcataaaGATCtcatttttacttattttatttacctcattttattttttccatcgaGTTCGTCAGATTACCATGTCGGCCGGTATAAATATATTGGCAACGCTAAGGAAGGgtgaaattataatttttcagaaaaggtttttaaatattttccgcttgaataaattgtataaaagAGTAGAACATTTTagaattggtttttaatttcacaagAAGTTCTTACGTTAATTCAAAACTGCACAATGAAGGATTGCATCAGTATTTTGGATGGCGAGTTTCAGATTGTACCCGTGACTCCAAACATGTATGATGAAGTAGAAGAGGTAGGTAGTCGATAATGGGCATTCAGTTTTGATAATTATGAACCCTGCAGTTGCTGGTCAGTATTTCAGTAAACGAAGAATTCGGATGCCTAATCACCAATTTGCGGAAGTCGCCTTTGGCCATAGGCGAGCTGCGTAAATTGATTAGGTACATCCTGTCCTTGGGACTTTCCTTCGCCATACGTCATGTGGAGAGTGGGAGAATCGTATCAGGAATCgccaatataatatttgtaagTATTTGAGGACCACCAAACGCAGAATTAAATTTGCTTAAACACCCCCAAATAGAATGTGAAAAGGAGGAGCTCATATTATGATGTAAGAGCCCAGATGAAAAGCCCAAACATGATAAAGTATATGATGTTGTGGGATGCTGTCGATTCGAGCTTCGATGTCAATGAGTATTTCAAGATGGACAGCACTATTGATGTAGAATACTTGGGCACTTTGCCGGATTTTAGGCGACGCGGCCTGGCTAATATTTTGTGCCAGCACTCCATCGATTCCGCGAGGCTTATGGCACGGGGGCACCTTCCTCCGGAGGTATTTGCCCGGCTGCCTGAGGAGATGCAGATTGAAAGACCAAGGGCCGTAGTCACCGTAGCCACTTCCCCAACTGCTCGCAAAATGGGCCACAGTCTAGGGATGACAGCTGTCCATAAATGGACCTTTTCGGAGCTAAGAAATTTAGGTGGTATAATTACGGAGCCTGTTGATGGAGAGTCTAATCAATACGTAGAACTGCAGGTCATTGAAATTTAGTTGCGCTTGAAATAACTAATAAACCACTTCTCAAAATGTATcatacattttgtttgttttatggtgacttaaaaaatttaatttctatttaacaaaatgtatatttttgggTTGATATTTTACTGCGGTTTGTGATAATGTTTGGATGGAaccattttcttttgtatataaagccatttaaaaaaatcttcggccacaagtatttaaaaatacctccTACAAGTTACCAGTGGGAGGAATGTCACGCATCCGCTCTGAAGCAATAGTTTTTACGCCAACAAGCTTGGTTCAttgtaaaattataatttcacATCTTAATTGAATgaaaatacttaaatttataatgagAATTTCCCTTCGATGTATTTACTGATATTGCCCGAGAATGAACGACTGTATCAGCATTCTGGGTGGGGAATTCCAACTTCTACGGGTGACCCCAGCACTATACGATGAAACCGAAGAGGTGAGCACCCTAACAGCCGAAGTAGCTTATGGATCTTTTTTCCCCAGTAGATATTGACTGATTTGTCGATAAACGAGGAGTTTTTATGCCTAACCACCAATCTGAAGGATTCGCCAGCGGCAATAAAGGAGCTCCGGACGCTGATTAGACATATACTATCCTGTGGAATTTCGTTTGCCATTCGCCAAGTGGCAAGTGGAAGAATTGTTGCCGCCCTGGCCGGTATAATATTCGTAAGTTCATCCATAGCTGCTAAATGTAAAACCCAAAACTGATCGTCCTCAACAACAGAACTACAAAAAAGAATCTTCTTACTTTCGAATAATGGCCCAGTTCAAGAGCCCTAGCATGGTAAGATACAGGCAGTTGATGGATGCCATCGAGAACAGCTATGATATGTACAAGGAGTGGAAGGTGGACAGTATAGTTGAGGTAGAATACTTGGGTACAAGGCCGGAATTCAGAGGTCGTGGCTTATCAGGTATTCTAAGCCAGTGCATCATTCGTTTTGGAAGGCTGATGTCGCAGGGAAAACTTCCCCCGGATGTATTCGGCCAACTATCAAAGGAGATGCAACTAAATAGACCTGGTGCCATCTGTACAATCGTCACTTCGCCATCTTACGTGGAGTACGCACAGAGAAGGGGTATTCAAGTGGCCCATAGGTGGAGAATTTCGGAACTGAGATCCTGGGCAGGAAATACGGCAGCACATGGTGACGACGAGGCCTTCGAGTACGCAGATCTCTGTATGATAAAGTATTGAAAAGTGAATGTCTGGAGTTCAAATAGCTGCGGACCACAAGAAATGAAATCCTCTTTAACATAAAGAATGTATCGACCTATCTCACTTTTTAAATCCCGACCAAACCCCTAATAAATCAACGTGCGAAAATAATCACGTGTTTAATCTACTAAAGAACCACAAATAACGTTGATGTGATTTTAAATTCACTTGTTCTGCTACGGAATCAAAAAAGTCCTGGGCTAATATTTCGTTCTATCGCTGATTTAAAAATGGCTGAAGCTTATAtagattgttaaaaataatcagAAAATTTCAAAAGTTTTAATCCTTGCCAAATCCACTCAGCGCTCAGCTCACCCTTTTATAAATGTCTATC is a window of Drosophila biarmipes strain raj3 chromosome 3R, RU_DBia_V1.1, whole genome shotgun sequence DNA encoding:
- the LOC122817774 gene encoding uncharacterized protein LOC122817774 isoform X4 — encoded protein: MNDCISILGGEFQLLRVTPALYDEAEEILTDLSINEEFLCLTTNLKDSPAAIKELRTLIRHILSCGISFAIRQVASGRIVAALAGIIFNYKKESSYFRIMAQFKSPSMVRYRQLMDAIENSYDMYKEWKVDSIVEVESK
- the LOC122819130 gene encoding uncharacterized protein LOC122819130, which encodes MKDCISILDGEFQIVPVTPNMYDEVEELLVSISVNEEFGCLITNLRKSPLAIGELRKLIRYILSLGLSYAIRHVESGRIVSGIANIIFNVKRRSSYYDVRAQMKSPNMIKYMMLWDAVDSSFDVNEYFKMDSTIDVEYLGTLPDFRRRGLANILCQHSIDSARLMARGHLPPEVFARLPEEMQIERPRAVVTVATSPTARKMGHSLGMTAVHKWTFSELRNLGGIITEPVDGESNQYVELQVIEI
- the LOC108027015 gene encoding uncharacterized protein LOC108027015 — its product is MKDCISILDGEFQIVPVTPNMYDEVEELLVSISVNEEFGCLITNLRKSPLAIGELRKLIRYILSLGLSFAIRHVESGRIVSGIANIIFNVKRRSSYYDVRAQMKSPNMIKYMMLWDAVDSSFDVNEYFKMDSTIDVEYLGTLPDFRRRGLANILCQHSIDSARLMARGHLPPEVFARLPEEMQIERPRAVVTVATSPTARKMGHSLGMTAVHKWTFSELRNLGGIITEPVDGESNQYVELQVIEI
- the LOC122817774 gene encoding uncharacterized protein LOC122817774 isoform X3, whose product is MNDCISILGGEFQLLRVTPALYDETEEILTDLSINEEFLCLTTNLKDSPAAIKELRTLIRHILSCGISFAIRQVASGRIVAALAGIIFNYKKESSYFRIMAQFKSPSMVRYRQLMDAIENSYDMYKEWKVDSIVEVEYLGTRPEFRGRGLSGILSQCIIRFGRLMSQGKLPPDVFGQLSKEMQLNRPGAICTIVTSPSYVEYAQRRGIQVAHRWRISELRSWAGNTAAHGDDEAFEYADLCMIKY
- the LOC122817774 gene encoding uncharacterized protein LOC122817774 isoform X2 gives rise to the protein MNDCISILGGEFQLLRVTPALYDEAEEILTDLSINEEFLCLTTNLKDSPAAIKELRTLIRHILSCGISFAIRQVASGRIVAALAGIIFNYKKESSYFRIMAQFKSPSMVRYRQLMDAIENSYDMYKEWKVDSIVEVEYLGTRPEFRGRGLSGILSQCIIRFGRLMSQGKLPPDVFGQLSKEMQLNRPGAICTIVTSPSYVEYAQRRGIQVAHRWRISELRSWAGNTAAHGDDEAFEYADLCMIKY